In Magnetospirillum sp. XM-1, a single window of DNA contains:
- a CDS encoding homoserine O-acetyltransferase, with translation MSQSEPVPTAPANPAGLKVELGRDRPIRLDCGVDLGPVTVAYQTYGKLNADRSNAILICHALTGDHYVADPHPITGKPGWWSELVGPGRVFDTDRYFLICSNVLGGCMGTTGPMDDNPATGRAWGLDFPVITIGDMVKVQARLVDHLGIEQLFCVVGGSMGGMQVLKWAQSYPERVFSAIPIAAAARHSAQNIAFHEVGRQAIMADPDWRDGKYLQEGTRPHRGLAVARMAAHITYLSEPALHQKFGRNLQNRDTITYGFDADFQVESYLRHQGNTFVDRFDANSYLYITRAMDYFDLAAENGGVLANAFRGTRTRFCVVSFTSDWLFPTPESRAVVHALNAVAANVSFVEIKSDKGHDAFLLDEPEFHATLTGFLEGAAAHRGLPRNDGGAAR, from the coding sequence ATGTCCCAGAGCGAGCCTGTTCCGACTGCCCCCGCCAACCCTGCCGGCCTCAAGGTCGAACTGGGGCGCGACCGGCCGATTCGGCTCGATTGCGGCGTCGATCTGGGGCCGGTGACCGTGGCCTACCAGACCTATGGAAAGCTCAACGCCGACAGGTCCAACGCCATCCTGATCTGTCATGCGCTGACCGGCGACCATTACGTCGCCGACCCCCACCCCATCACGGGCAAGCCCGGCTGGTGGAGCGAGCTGGTGGGGCCGGGCCGGGTGTTCGACACCGACCGCTATTTCCTGATCTGCTCCAACGTGCTGGGCGGCTGCATGGGCACCACCGGGCCCATGGACGACAATCCCGCCACCGGCCGGGCCTGGGGCCTGGATTTCCCGGTGATCACCATCGGCGACATGGTCAAGGTCCAGGCCCGTCTGGTGGACCACCTGGGCATCGAGCAGCTGTTCTGCGTGGTCGGCGGCTCCATGGGCGGCATGCAGGTGCTGAAATGGGCGCAAAGCTATCCCGAGCGGGTGTTCTCGGCCATTCCCATCGCGGCCGCCGCCCGTCATTCGGCCCAGAACATCGCCTTCCACGAGGTGGGGCGCCAGGCGATCATGGCCGATCCCGACTGGCGTGACGGCAAGTACCTGCAGGAAGGCACGCGGCCCCATCGCGGGCTGGCGGTGGCGCGCATGGCGGCGCACATCACCTATCTGTCCGAGCCGGCCCTGCACCAGAAATTCGGCCGCAACCTGCAGAACCGCGACACCATCACCTATGGTTTCGACGCGGATTTCCAGGTGGAAAGCTATCTGCGGCACCAGGGCAACACCTTCGTCGACCGCTTCGACGCCAATTCCTATCTCTACATCACGCGGGCCATGGATTATTTCGATCTGGCGGCCGAGAACGGGGGCGTGCTGGCCAACGCCTTCCGCGGCACGCGCACCCGTTTCTGCGTGGTCAGCTTCACCAGCGACTGGCTGTTCCCCACCCCGGAAAGCCGGGCGGTGGTACATGCGCTGAACGCGGTGGCGGCCAATGTCAGCTTCGTCGAGATCAAGTCGGACAAGGGCCACGACGCCTTCCTGCTGGACGAGCCCGAGTTCCACGCGACGCTGACCGGCTTCCTGGAAGGGGCCGCCGCCCATCGCGGCCTGCCGCGCAACGACGGGGGTGCGGCGCGATGA
- the metW gene encoding methionine biosynthesis protein MetW, whose translation MMTVYNGNLRVDLKLIADMVEPGSRVLDVGCGEGALLDWLGRTKDVDGRGIELSMAGVSAAVSHGLSVIQGDADTDLKDYPSGAFDYVILSQTLQATYAPRDVLSHMLRIGRRAIVSFPNFGHWRVRLHLLTHGRMPVTDTLAYEWYDTPNIHFCTIRDFLDLCRDLGITVERSIPLDRNGKAMSIPSCEGIANLFADQGLFVLSRKG comes from the coding sequence ATGATGACCGTCTACAACGGCAATCTGCGCGTCGACCTCAAGCTGATCGCCGACATGGTGGAACCCGGTTCGCGGGTGCTGGACGTGGGCTGCGGCGAGGGCGCCTTGCTGGACTGGCTGGGCCGCACCAAGGACGTGGACGGGCGCGGCATCGAGCTGTCCATGGCGGGCGTGTCGGCGGCGGTGTCGCACGGCCTCAGCGTGATCCAGGGCGACGCCGACACCGATTTGAAGGACTACCCCTCGGGGGCCTTCGACTACGTGATTCTCAGCCAGACGCTGCAGGCCACCTACGCGCCGCGCGACGTGCTCAGCCACATGCTGCGCATCGGGCGGCGCGCCATCGTGTCGTTTCCCAATTTCGGCCATTGGCGGGTGCGGCTGCACCTCCTGACCCATGGCCGCATGCCGGTGACCGACACCCTGGCCTACGAGTGGTACGACACCCCCAACATCCACTTCTGCACCATCCGCGACTTCCTGGATTTGTGCAGGGACTTAGGCATCACGGTGGAGCGGTCCATTCCGCTGGACCGCAACGGCAAGGCCATGTCCATCCCGTCCTGCGAGGGCATCGCCAACCTGTTCGCCGACCAGGGCCTGTTCGTGCTGTCGCGCAAGGGATAG
- a CDS encoding methyl-accepting chemotaxis protein: MKIAIRLWLIVATALCGIAAVVAASLAQMNHDLMDDREVKTRHIVEVGQSLLAHFEEMERAGKLGREEAQAAALAAVSKLRYEGSEYLWVHRQDQSVMLSHPNAKLIGQPILDMKDPTGLFLFREMNRIVAEKSAGFVYYMWPKPGATEPVKKLSYVQGFAPWGWVIGSGIYIDDVSAAFRSRAVEFGLAALAILALVWLIAAWVGRGITRPLGDVTATLERLTQDDHGVEIRHTERVDEIGALARGLKVFQKHIEAAAQAAAEKMRQQEADLARQRRIETLTSEFDAKVAGVIKSVGAAAAQMQSTSQSMSAIADQTARQSTAVAAAANHAAMSVQTVAAATEELHASEAEIARQVEVSTARSRTAVEEAERSSEIVAGLNSAAGRIGEVVALINDIASQTNLLALNATIEAARAGEAGKGFAVVANEVKTLANQTARATDEITTQIGEVQSAATLAADAIAAIVRTIAEIDETSSVVAIAVDQQSAATTEIARSIEQAATGTAEVSSNIGEVSDAARHAGSTASEVLAAAAELTGQADALRTEVESFLGAIHGGEKTPQLYLVAAE; encoded by the coding sequence ATGAAGATCGCGATCCGACTGTGGCTGATCGTCGCCACTGCGCTGTGTGGCATCGCCGCCGTGGTGGCCGCCAGCCTGGCCCAGATGAACCATGACCTGATGGATGACCGCGAGGTCAAGACCCGCCACATCGTCGAGGTCGGCCAGTCCCTGCTCGCCCATTTCGAGGAGATGGAGCGCGCCGGCAAGCTCGGCCGCGAGGAGGCCCAGGCCGCCGCCCTGGCCGCCGTGTCCAAGCTGCGCTACGAAGGCTCGGAATACCTCTGGGTGCATCGGCAGGACCAGTCGGTGATGCTGTCGCATCCCAACGCCAAACTGATCGGCCAGCCCATTCTGGACATGAAGGACCCCACCGGCCTGTTCCTGTTCCGCGAGATGAACCGGATCGTCGCCGAGAAGTCGGCCGGCTTCGTCTACTACATGTGGCCCAAGCCCGGCGCCACCGAGCCGGTGAAGAAGCTGTCCTACGTCCAGGGCTTTGCCCCCTGGGGCTGGGTGATCGGCAGCGGCATCTACATCGACGACGTTTCCGCCGCCTTCCGGTCCCGCGCCGTCGAATTCGGATTGGCCGCGCTGGCCATCCTCGCCCTGGTCTGGCTGATCGCCGCCTGGGTGGGCCGCGGCATCACCCGCCCATTGGGCGACGTCACCGCCACCCTGGAGCGCCTGACCCAGGACGACCACGGGGTGGAGATCCGCCACACCGAGCGCGTCGACGAGATCGGCGCCCTGGCCCGCGGCCTGAAGGTCTTCCAGAAGCATATCGAGGCCGCCGCCCAGGCCGCCGCCGAGAAGATGCGCCAGCAGGAAGCCGACCTGGCCCGCCAACGCCGCATCGAAACCCTTACCTCCGAGTTCGACGCCAAGGTGGCCGGGGTGATCAAGTCGGTGGGCGCGGCCGCCGCCCAGATGCAGTCCACCAGCCAGTCCATGTCGGCCATCGCCGACCAGACGGCGCGGCAAAGCACCGCCGTGGCCGCCGCCGCCAACCATGCCGCCATGAGCGTGCAGACGGTGGCCGCCGCCACCGAGGAGCTGCACGCCTCGGAGGCCGAGATCGCCCGCCAGGTGGAGGTCTCCACCGCCCGGTCACGCACCGCCGTGGAAGAGGCCGAACGCTCCAGCGAGATCGTCGCCGGCCTCAATTCCGCCGCCGGCCGCATCGGCGAGGTGGTGGCGCTGATCAACGACATCGCGTCGCAGACCAACCTGCTGGCCTTGAACGCCACCATCGAGGCGGCCCGCGCCGGCGAGGCGGGAAAAGGCTTCGCCGTGGTCGCCAACGAGGTCAAGACGCTGGCCAACCAGACGGCGCGCGCCACCGACGAGATCACCACCCAGATCGGCGAGGTCCAGTCGGCCGCCACCCTGGCCGCCGACGCCATCGCCGCCATCGTGCGCACCATCGCCGAGATCGACGAGACCTCGTCGGTGGTGGCCATCGCCGTGGACCAGCAATCGGCCGCCACCACCGAGATCGCGCGCAGCATCGAGCAGGCCGCCACCGGTACCGCCGAGGTCTCCAGCAATATCGGCGAGGTCAGCGACGCCGCCCGCCACGCCGGCTCCACCGCCTCGGAGGTGCTGGCCGCCGCCGCCGAGCTTACCGGCCAGGCCGATGCGCTGCGGACGGAAGTGGAATCCTTCCTGGGCGCCATCCATGGCGGGGAAAAGACGCCGCAGCTCTATCTGGTGGCGGCGGAGTAA
- the pap gene encoding polyphosphate:AMP phosphotransferase has translation MFEAAELGRKISREEFDAMAPGLRTDLLALQQQLREADFPVIVLFAGVDGAGKNETVNLLNEWMDPRWIVTRAYGAPSDEERERPEYWRYWRDLPPKGKVGLFMSSWYHHPLIDRVTDKISGPELDERLERIVHFEKTLADEGALILKFWMHLSEKAQKKRLKSLEKDPLTAWQVTKQDWQHWEMYDKFVAAAERLIMQTSKGHAPWQIVEGADPRYRSAVVLQTLKEAITKHFATREAVKKVNAEIKTKSKAKKTSEPAALASQPSILSSLDMSLTIEGAEYNQALQEQRARLAHLYHAAKERGVSTALVFEGWDAAGKGGTIRRLTNALNARDYQVIPIAAPTEEERAQHYLWRFWRHVARAGRVTVFDRSWYGRVLVERVEGFCTEEAWRRAYGEIVDFEKQLTDHGIVMCKFWLHITAEEQLARFNARGEIEYKKWKLTDEDWRNREQWGVYEQAVNDMVEKTSTTNAPWTLVEANSKNYARVKVMRTVADALEAALGKAARKRKP, from the coding sequence ATGTTCGAAGCGGCTGAACTGGGACGCAAAATCTCGCGCGAGGAATTCGACGCCATGGCCCCGGGCCTGCGCACCGATCTCCTGGCCTTGCAACAGCAACTGCGCGAGGCGGACTTTCCCGTCATCGTGCTGTTCGCGGGCGTCGACGGCGCCGGCAAGAACGAGACGGTCAACCTCCTGAACGAATGGATGGACCCGCGCTGGATCGTGACGCGCGCCTATGGCGCACCGTCCGACGAGGAGCGCGAACGCCCCGAATACTGGCGCTACTGGCGCGACCTGCCGCCCAAGGGCAAGGTCGGGCTGTTCATGTCGTCGTGGTACCACCACCCGCTGATCGACCGGGTCACCGACAAGATCAGCGGCCCGGAACTGGACGAGCGGCTGGAGCGCATCGTCCATTTCGAGAAGACCCTGGCCGACGAAGGCGCCCTGATCCTCAAGTTCTGGATGCACCTGTCCGAGAAGGCCCAGAAAAAGCGCCTGAAAAGCCTGGAAAAGGACCCGCTGACCGCCTGGCAGGTCACCAAGCAGGATTGGCAGCACTGGGAGATGTACGACAAGTTCGTCGCCGCCGCCGAACGGCTGATCATGCAGACCAGCAAGGGCCACGCCCCCTGGCAGATCGTCGAGGGCGCCGACCCCCGCTACCGCTCGGCGGTGGTGCTCCAGACCCTGAAGGAGGCCATCACCAAGCACTTCGCCACCCGCGAGGCGGTCAAGAAGGTCAACGCCGAGATCAAGACCAAGTCCAAGGCCAAGAAGACCTCGGAACCCGCCGCCCTGGCGTCGCAGCCCTCGATCCTGTCGTCGCTGGACATGAGCCTGACCATCGAGGGCGCCGAGTACAATCAGGCACTGCAGGAACAGCGGGCGCGGCTTGCCCACCTCTACCACGCCGCCAAGGAACGGGGCGTCTCCACCGCCCTGGTGTTCGAGGGCTGGGACGCCGCCGGCAAGGGCGGCACCATCCGCCGCCTCACCAACGCGCTGAACGCGCGCGACTATCAGGTCATCCCCATCGCCGCCCCCACCGAGGAGGAGCGCGCCCAGCACTATCTGTGGCGCTTCTGGCGCCATGTGGCCCGCGCCGGGCGCGTCACCGTGTTCGACCGCTCGTGGTACGGCCGCGTGCTGGTGGAGCGGGTCGAGGGCTTCTGCACCGAGGAGGCCTGGCGCCGCGCCTATGGCGAGATCGTCGATTTCGAGAAGCAATTGACCGACCACGGCATCGTCATGTGCAAATTCTGGCTGCACATCACCGCCGAGGAACAGCTGGCCCGCTTCAACGCCCGTGGCGAGATCGAATACAAGAAGTGGAAACTGACCGACGAGGACTGGCGCAACCGCGAGCAATGGGGCGTCTACGAGCAGGCGGTCAACGACATGGTGGAGAAGACCTCGACCACCAACGCCCCCTGGACGCTGGTCGAGGCCAATTCCAAGAACTACGCCCGCGTCAAGGTGATGCGCACCGTGGCCGACGCCCTCGAGGCCGCCCTGGGAAAGGCGGCCAGGAAACGGAAGCCATAG
- a CDS encoding transcriptional regulator yields MPRTIQLVLDDALARRVDERLGGDGGDAAALLDRALRFFLDAEDDRVAARDAVIRAAGEGEFGAAPGLSADHARVRLWLLGWGGEGESGPPGSC; encoded by the coding sequence ATGCCCAGGACGATTCAGCTGGTTCTCGACGACGCCCTGGCGCGGCGGGTGGACGAGCGGCTGGGCGGCGACGGCGGCGACGCGGCGGCGCTGCTGGACCGGGCGCTGCGCTTCTTTCTCGACGCCGAGGACGACAGGGTGGCGGCCCGCGACGCGGTGATCAGGGCGGCGGGCGAGGGCGAGTTCGGCGCGGCCCCCGGCCTGTCCGCCGACCATGCCAGGGTGCGGCTGTGGCTGCTGGGCTGGGGCGGCGAGGGCGAATCCGGCCCGCCCGGAAGTTGCTGA
- a CDS encoding type II toxin-antitoxin system RelE/ParE family toxin, with the protein MIRWSDTALTDLFRLRSGLGTEAARRVGRLIAESADCLAEFPERGRDGTAPGTSELPLPGLPWRLVYRAGEGGVMILRLI; encoded by the coding sequence ATGATCCGCTGGTCCGACACGGCGCTGACCGACCTGTTCCGTCTGCGGAGCGGCCTGGGTACCGAGGCCGCCAGACGGGTCGGCCGCCTGATCGCCGAATCCGCCGATTGCCTGGCCGAGTTCCCCGAGCGCGGCCGTGACGGCACCGCGCCCGGCACAAGCGAGCTTCCGTTGCCCGGCCTGCCCTGGCGTCTGGTCTATCGGGCGGGCGAGGGCGGCGTGATGATCCTGCGCCTCATCTGA
- a CDS encoding nitrate/nitrite transporter has translation MSEAPSQGARAVFCLCAAEVLTMVGVFAFPALLPDFVAAWGLTNTEAGWISGVLFAGYTMAVPVLTTMTDRVDAKKVYVFGALVAGVSCLAYAFMAEGFWSALGLRFLAGVGLAGTYMPGLKALVDRTKGPKQARWISFYTASFSLGTSGSFMIIGAVAEIWGWKAAFLLAGLSALAAFVLVLALLERAVPVPPAQPVNPFDFGPVFRNRAAMGYVLGYAAHVWELFGARSWMVAFLAWVLAAQPGAGGPSPTATATIAALLAMASSLIGADLAIRFDRRRVCAAAMLSSAALAAVIGFLGGLPYGIVVALMLLYNVLIQIDSAALTTGAVMAAEPDRRGATIAIHSLLGFGAGFVGPLAFGMVLDMAGGGNSTLAWGLAFASLAVVVGLGPLALRLR, from the coding sequence GTGAGTGAAGCACCGTCCCAGGGCGCCAGAGCCGTCTTCTGCCTGTGCGCGGCGGAAGTGCTGACCATGGTCGGCGTCTTCGCCTTTCCTGCACTGCTGCCCGATTTCGTCGCCGCATGGGGGCTCACCAACACCGAGGCGGGGTGGATTTCCGGGGTGCTGTTCGCCGGCTACACAATGGCGGTCCCGGTGCTGACCACCATGACCGACCGGGTGGACGCCAAGAAGGTGTACGTGTTCGGCGCCCTGGTGGCGGGCGTCTCGTGCCTGGCCTACGCATTCATGGCCGAAGGCTTCTGGTCGGCCCTGGGATTACGCTTCCTGGCCGGAGTGGGATTGGCCGGCACCTACATGCCGGGGCTGAAGGCCCTGGTCGACCGCACCAAGGGCCCCAAGCAGGCCCGCTGGATCAGCTTCTACACCGCCAGTTTCTCGCTGGGCACCAGCGGCTCGTTCATGATCATCGGCGCGGTGGCCGAAATCTGGGGATGGAAGGCCGCCTTCCTCCTGGCCGGACTTTCGGCCCTGGCCGCCTTCGTCCTGGTCCTGGCCCTGCTGGAGCGGGCCGTCCCCGTCCCGCCGGCCCAGCCGGTCAACCCCTTTGATTTTGGACCCGTGTTCCGCAACCGCGCCGCCATGGGCTATGTGCTGGGCTATGCCGCCCATGTGTGGGAGCTGTTCGGCGCGCGGTCCTGGATGGTGGCCTTCCTCGCCTGGGTCCTGGCCGCCCAACCCGGCGCCGGCGGGCCGTCGCCCACCGCCACCGCCACCATCGCCGCCCTGCTGGCCATGGCCTCGTCGCTGATCGGCGCCGATCTGGCCATCCGCTTCGACCGCCGCCGGGTCTGCGCCGCCGCCATGCTGTCCTCGGCCGCCCTGGCGGCGGTGATCGGCTTTCTGGGCGGACTGCCCTATGGAATCGTGGTGGCGCTGATGCTGCTCTACAACGTGCTGATCCAGATCGATTCGGCAGCGCTGACCACCGGGGCGGTGATGGCGGCCGAGCCCGACCGGCGGGGTGCTACCATCGCCATCCACTCGCTGCTGGGTTTCGGCGCCGGCTTCGTCGGGCCGCTGGCCTTCGGCATGGTGCTGGACATGGCCGGCGGCGGCAACTCCACCCTGGCCTGGGGGCTGGCCTTCGCCTCACTGGCGGTGGTGGTGGGATTGGGCCCCCTCGCCCTCAGGCTCAGATGA
- a CDS encoding bacteriohemerythrin, whose protein sequence is MASNRIVSWGSGKIEWSDDMLLHVRQEDDDHREMFALMNQIFSAVQLGADMVTQAVADLCLFTREHFAREQDSMEQAGYPDRDDHRYEHEYLIFQLDALIERLMVSGPDYVADELVDLLKRWLCDHILTCDAAFAEFQRELA, encoded by the coding sequence ATGGCCTCGAATCGGATTGTTTCATGGGGGAGCGGCAAGATCGAGTGGTCTGACGACATGCTCCTGCATGTCAGGCAGGAAGACGACGACCACCGCGAGATGTTCGCCCTGATGAACCAGATCTTTTCGGCCGTCCAGCTGGGCGCCGACATGGTCACCCAGGCGGTGGCCGATCTGTGCCTGTTCACCCGCGAGCACTTCGCCCGCGAGCAGGACAGCATGGAGCAGGCCGGCTATCCCGACCGCGACGACCATCGCTACGAGCACGAATACCTGATCTTCCAGCTGGACGCCCTGATCGAGCGCCTGATGGTCTCGGGCCCCGATTACGTGGCCGACGAGCTGGTGGATTTGCTCAAACGCTGGCTGTGCGACCACATCCTGACCTGCGACGCCGCCTTCGCGGAGTTTCAGCGGGAGTTGGCATAG
- the lpdA gene encoding dihydrolipoyl dehydrogenase encodes MSENSFDVVIIGGGPGGYVAAIRAAQLGLKTACIEKRGSLGGTCLNVGCIPSKALLTASHHYHAAAHEFGSFGIKVSKVEMDVAGMMGHKDKVVSDNTKGIEFLFKKNKVTYIVGAGAITAPGQIEVTAKDGAKSQVAAKHIVIATGSDVTPLPGVEIDEEVIISSTGALALPKTPKHMVVIGGGVIGLELGTVWGRLGAKVTVVEFLDRILPFNDGEVSKQMQRLLGKQGMEFKLGTKVTGITKKGKTATVTVEPAAGGAAEKIEADCVLVAIGRKPYTDGLGLDKVGVAMDKRGFVQIDGHFRTNVPGIYAIGDVVGGAMLAHKAEEEGVALAEILAGQHGHVNYDAIPAVVYTWPEVASVGKTEEQLKAEGIAYKAGKFPFTANGRARSMNEVDGFVKVLACATTDKVLGAHIVGPNAGDLIAEVVLAMEFGAASEDIARTCHAHPGLGEAVKEACLAVDGRPLHT; translated from the coding sequence ATGTCCGAGAATTCCTTCGACGTCGTCATCATCGGCGGTGGTCCGGGCGGCTATGTCGCCGCCATCCGCGCCGCCCAGCTGGGCTTGAAGACCGCCTGCATCGAAAAGCGCGGCAGCCTCGGCGGCACCTGCCTCAATGTGGGCTGTATCCCGTCCAAGGCGCTGCTGACCGCCTCTCACCACTACCACGCCGCCGCGCACGAGTTCGGCTCGTTCGGCATCAAGGTGTCCAAGGTCGAGATGGACGTGGCCGGCATGATGGGCCACAAGGACAAGGTGGTGTCCGACAACACCAAGGGCATCGAGTTCCTGTTCAAGAAGAACAAGGTGACCTATATCGTCGGCGCCGGCGCCATCACCGCGCCCGGCCAGATCGAGGTGACGGCCAAGGACGGCGCCAAATCCCAGGTGGCCGCCAAGCACATCGTCATCGCCACCGGCTCCGACGTCACCCCCCTGCCGGGTGTGGAGATCGACGAGGAGGTGATCATCTCGTCCACCGGCGCCCTGGCCCTGCCCAAGACGCCGAAGCACATGGTGGTCATCGGCGGCGGCGTCATCGGGCTCGAGCTCGGCACCGTCTGGGGCCGCCTGGGCGCCAAGGTCACCGTGGTGGAATTCCTCGACCGCATCCTGCCGTTCAACGACGGTGAGGTCTCCAAGCAGATGCAGCGCCTGTTGGGCAAGCAGGGCATGGAGTTCAAGCTGGGCACCAAGGTCACCGGCATCACCAAGAAGGGCAAGACCGCCACCGTCACCGTCGAGCCCGCCGCCGGCGGCGCGGCCGAAAAGATCGAGGCCGATTGCGTCCTGGTGGCCATCGGCCGCAAGCCCTACACTGACGGCCTGGGCCTGGATAAGGTCGGCGTCGCCATGGACAAGCGCGGCTTCGTCCAGATCGACGGCCACTTCCGCACCAACGTGCCGGGCATCTACGCCATCGGCGACGTGGTCGGCGGCGCCATGCTGGCCCACAAGGCCGAGGAAGAGGGCGTCGCCCTGGCCGAGATCCTCGCCGGCCAGCACGGCCACGTGAACTACGACGCCATCCCGGCGGTGGTCTACACTTGGCCGGAAGTGGCCTCGGTGGGCAAGACCGAGGAGCAGTTGAAGGCCGAGGGAATCGCCTACAAGGCCGGCAAGTTCCCCTTCACCGCCAACGGCCGGGCGCGCTCCATGAACGAGGTCGACGGCTTCGTCAAGGTGCTGGCCTGCGCCACCACCGACAAGGTCCTGGGCGCCCACATCGTCGGCCCCAACGCCGGCGACCTCATCGCCGAAGTGGTCCTGGCCATGGAATTCGGCGCAGCGTCGGAAGACATCGCCCGGACCTGCCACGCCCATCCGGGCCTGGGCGAAGCGGTCAAGGAAGCCTGCCTCGCCGTGGACGGCCGCCCGCTGCACACGTAG
- the odhB gene encoding 2-oxoglutarate dehydrogenase complex dihydrolipoyllysine-residue succinyltransferase gives MSTEIKVPTLGESVTEATVAKWFKNVGDAVRADEPLVELETDKVTVEVNAPSAGTLTDIVAATGATVEVGALLGVLGAAGAAAASKPAAAPAPAPAAAPAPAAAPAAAAVMPSAKKIAADAGVDTSAIAGTGKDGRVTKGDVLAAASAPAAAPAPAKPAAPSGPRAKADREDRVKMTRLRKTIAGRLKEAQNTAAMLTTFNEVDMGALFDLRNQYKDQFEKRHGVKLGFMSFFVKACISALKDWPAVNAEIDGDDLVYKKYYDIGVAVGTPQGLVVPVLRDADLLSFAGVEQGIANLGKKARDGKLSMEDLTGGTFTISNGGVYGSLMSTPILNTPQSGILGMHKVQQRPMVMPDGKIEARPMMYLALSYDHRIIDGREAVSFLVRVKECIEDPQRILLEM, from the coding sequence ATGTCCACCGAAATCAAGGTGCCCACCCTGGGCGAGTCCGTCACCGAAGCTACCGTCGCCAAGTGGTTCAAGAACGTGGGCGACGCCGTCCGCGCCGACGAACCCCTGGTCGAGCTGGAAACCGACAAGGTCACCGTCGAGGTCAACGCGCCGTCCGCCGGAACCCTGACCGACATCGTGGCCGCCACCGGCGCCACCGTGGAAGTCGGCGCCCTTTTGGGCGTGCTCGGTGCCGCCGGCGCCGCCGCCGCGTCCAAGCCCGCCGCCGCTCCGGCTCCGGCTCCGGCCGCAGCCCCCGCCCCGGCTGCCGCTCCGGCCGCCGCCGCCGTCATGCCGTCGGCCAAGAAGATCGCCGCCGATGCCGGTGTCGACACCTCGGCCATCGCCGGCACCGGCAAGGACGGGCGCGTCACCAAGGGCGACGTGCTGGCCGCGGCGTCCGCTCCCGCCGCCGCTCCGGCTCCGGCCAAGCCCGCCGCCCCCTCGGGTCCGCGCGCCAAGGCCGACCGCGAGGACCGGGTCAAGATGACCCGCTTGCGCAAGACCATCGCCGGCCGCCTGAAGGAGGCCCAGAACACCGCCGCCATGCTGACCACCTTCAACGAGGTGGACATGGGCGCGCTGTTCGACCTCAGGAATCAGTACAAGGACCAGTTCGAAAAGCGCCACGGCGTCAAGCTGGGCTTCATGTCCTTCTTCGTGAAGGCCTGCATCTCGGCGCTCAAGGATTGGCCCGCCGTCAACGCCGAGATCGACGGCGACGATCTGGTCTACAAGAAGTACTACGACATCGGCGTGGCCGTGGGTACGCCCCAGGGCTTGGTGGTGCCGGTGCTGCGCGACGCCGACCTTCTGTCCTTCGCCGGTGTCGAGCAGGGCATCGCCAACCTGGGCAAGAAGGCCCGCGACGGCAAGCTGTCCATGGAAGACCTCACGGGGGGCACCTTCACCATCTCCAACGGCGGCGTCTATGGCTCGCTGATGAGCACCCCCATCCTCAACACGCCCCAGTCGGGCATCCTGGGGATGCACAAGGTGCAGCAGCGCCCCATGGTCATGCCCGACGGCAAGATCGAGGCGCGCCCCATGATGTACCTGGCGCTCTCCTACGACCACCGCATCATCGACGGCCGCGAGGCGGTGTCGTTCCTGGTGCGCGTCAAGGAGTGCATCGAGGACCCGCAGCGCATCCTGCTGGAAATGTAG